ACGACTTATGCAAGACCAGCTTTACTGAAGAAATAAATTTCGATTTAACAAGTATCTGCTAAATCAAAGGACTCAAAAACCAATTAATAGCTTATTTTTCAGAGGAATGTAAAGCTGAGATCAAAGTAGAACAATCAGCTTCAATAGAAGGAGAACTGAGGTGAAGTTTAGTTGCAAGAAGTAAGCCTCTGTGGATGATGAGGCCAGCTTCACAACCTCCTCCCTCATAAATTAATTTCCTACAAAATCTTTGAGAGACTGCTTATAGCTCCCAATTCAAAGAAGCCCTAAAcaccttttatttttatttttattttttgaaaaacctTATATGGTCACAAGGCAATGAAGGCATACCGAAATAGCCAAGTAAGGCAGCTCGACGAAACGACGTCGCTCATCTGGTCTTGGACGATAATATAGCTTTTAGTGGATTACGTCATACATATATGTGGAGTCGATCGATTCCGGTGGCCTTGCCGTTGAAGCCGGCAGTCCCTTTTCACGGCGCCCGGAAAGATCCCTCCGTCGTGTCCCACAAATTGAATACTCCATATTCATCGAAGTTGCAACTACCAAATATCCCAACCTCACAAACACAAACCctgctttcttcttcttcctctgtaACCTTACAACCCTTCAGAGCTCTGCGAATTCGACCCTCTCCCGAATTGGGCCTCGCCTCTCTCCTCTTCGTCCTCTCCACGGTAAACCCATTTCTCGATTTACATCATTATAATCAAACACAAAGTTATTATTAACTTCTGATCAAAGCTTTTACTGGCTGTAATTTCAAGGCTTTTGCTGCGCTTCTATCCCTTGCTATATTTTCCATTCCAACAACCAAGGTAAGTTTGTTATCTTTTGAACATTGAGCAATAAGATGATTGGATCAGTGCATATAACAATCAAGTTTAATGGGATTTCAGTCTTTGAGAAAATTGGCAGCTTCAATGGAGAAGCTCTCCGATGTGGTCTCGCAGGAGGTACCTGGAACTCTGCTTTCTCTGAAACTGTCTGGCCTTGAGGTCAATGATTTGACCAAACAGCTTAGCAGTATCAGGTACTACCATAATTTGCTTCCCCAATTCTGTTTCCTTAGCAGACCGTTTTGCTAATACTACTTTGATTTTCGTTTTCAAGGCAGATGATTTCTGCAACTGGCTGGGGGAAGAGTTCAAAGTGACGTTTGTtgttgattcgatttgtatGCATGTTAAGGCACTAAAGTGTAGAGTCAGTAACTTCGTTCTAGCTTGGTGTGAGCAGTATCAGTATGCTCTGTACATAATGTAAGCTTGCTTTAGTATCAGTTAATCAAGTTTGAATTCAACAATGCCAACTACTATATGATTAATAAAGTGAGAACTTTGGCTCTCGGGGATAATGATCGCAGTGATGATAGTTTATGACTTATCCACTTAGGTGTGGGAATCGGATAATATTGATTTATAAACAAGTGAGAAACTAATATAATTTAGACAAAATAAATGGTGTCAATGATTGGGAGCTAGTTTTGGATTGGGGATTATCATGaagattttttctaaaactgATTCCTTGCTTAGCTGATTTTTTTATCATCACTGTATTTTGTGTCGTCTCTAAACGTATCCAGGTACTGGAGTTAGCTAGCTTAGCTGCTTGGGCACTCCCTTCTGTTTAGTTCACATCGCcttgaaaaaggaaagaaagaaaatagatGTGTACTTCATACTGTTTGACAGTCTCAGGTTATCggcgaaaacaacactaaagTATAGTTATGCATGCTGGCAATGGATTCACTAATTTCTTCATAAAGTTTAGTAACAAGTGTGGAAacttaaaaacacaaacaggGTTACATAAGTTTTTATAATTTGGCATACTTCTTGAGGGCTTCACCTGCATCTTTTGCGTGCTGTGGCACAGGCATGTTGCACAAAAGAGTAACTCTTGCTGATGATACGAGGGATTTGAT
This is a stretch of genomic DNA from Argentina anserina chromosome 4, drPotAnse1.1, whole genome shotgun sequence. It encodes these proteins:
- the LOC126792876 gene encoding uncharacterized protein LOC126792876 isoform X1, which encodes MWSRSIPVALPLKPAVPFHGARKDPSVVSHKLNTPYSSKLQLPNIPTSQTQTLLSSSSSVTLQPFRALRIRPSPELGLASLLFVLSTAFAALLSLAIFSIPTTKSLRKLAASMEKLSDVVSQEVPGTLLSLKLSGLEVNDLTKQLSSIRQMISATGWGKSSK
- the LOC126792876 gene encoding uncharacterized protein LOC126792876 isoform X2; this encodes MWSRSIPVALPLKPAVPFHGARKDPSVVSHKLNTPYSSKLQLPNIPTSQTQTLLSSSSSVTLQPFRALRIRPSPELGLASLLFVLSTAFAALLSLAIFSIPTTKSLRKLAASMEKLSDVVSQEVPGTLLSLKLSGLEVNDLTKQLSSIR